A part of Bacillus thuringiensis genomic DNA contains:
- a CDS encoding M48 family metallopeptidase → MRKVIGWSLFLYVGFALLIYWYLFGWNHELIPDMYKGTSADPETFMNARELTLSQEYSRVKNLLYFLATPLEWIILLFVLVLGVSRKFEKWSKETTKISVLQVAIYFFYLSLLTTVLALPMQWISRKVSVDYGISTQSTQSWIKDHVIGFWESYATMLIVVTVLLWLIRKFPKRWWLAGWALSVPFTIFLTFIQPVVIDPLYNDFSTLKNKELETKILAIADKAEIPAKHVYEVNMSEKTNALNAYVTGIGPNARIVMWDTTLKQLKDKEILFIMAHEMGHYVMKHIYWGVASYVLLSFIGMYLISRIINMCIRKWGDTLQISKAACFSILPLFFLISSLLSFASQPATNYVSRIEERAADQYALDMTKDGKSGVKTFQYLSKTSLSQVNPPALVKFFLYTHPPIFERIHTFEQYEKQSKKK, encoded by the coding sequence GTGAGGAAGGTTATTGGGTGGTCGCTTTTTTTGTACGTTGGGTTTGCGTTGCTTATATATTGGTATTTATTTGGATGGAATCATGAACTGATTCCGGACATGTATAAAGGAACGAGTGCAGATCCAGAAACGTTTATGAATGCAAGAGAGCTTACGCTAAGCCAAGAGTATTCGCGCGTGAAAAATTTGCTATACTTTTTAGCGACGCCTCTTGAATGGATTATTTTATTATTTGTACTTGTGCTCGGTGTTTCAAGAAAGTTTGAGAAATGGTCGAAGGAAACGACGAAAATAAGCGTCCTGCAAGTTGCGATTTATTTCTTTTATTTATCGCTACTCACAACAGTTCTTGCCCTGCCGATGCAATGGATTAGCCGAAAAGTGTCCGTTGATTACGGCATTTCAACGCAAAGTACACAAAGCTGGATAAAAGATCACGTTATTGGTTTTTGGGAGAGTTATGCGACTATGCTAATCGTAGTTACCGTTCTGTTATGGCTTATCCGTAAATTCCCGAAGAGATGGTGGCTAGCAGGGTGGGCACTCTCTGTTCCCTTTACAATCTTTTTAACATTCATACAGCCTGTAGTTATTGATCCACTGTATAACGACTTCTCGACGCTGAAAAATAAAGAATTAGAAACGAAAATTTTAGCGATAGCAGACAAAGCCGAAATTCCAGCTAAACATGTATATGAAGTAAATATGTCGGAAAAAACGAATGCGTTAAATGCTTACGTAACAGGAATTGGCCCTAACGCCCGTATTGTAATGTGGGATACAACGCTTAAGCAATTAAAAGATAAAGAGATTTTATTTATAATGGCCCATGAAATGGGGCATTACGTTATGAAACATATATATTGGGGCGTTGCGAGTTATGTACTGCTATCGTTTATAGGGATGTATCTCATTAGTCGTATTATCAATATGTGTATTCGAAAATGGGGAGATACGCTGCAAATTTCAAAAGCAGCATGTTTCTCAATTTTACCTTTATTTTTCTTAATTTCTTCTCTACTCTCTTTTGCATCACAGCCAGCAACAAACTATGTTTCTCGTATAGAAGAACGAGCGGCAGATCAATATGCTTTAGATATGACGAAAGACGGGAAATCTGGTGTAAAAACGTTTCAATATTTATCAAAAACGAGTTTAAGTCAAGTAAATCCGCCTGCGTTAGTGAAGTTTTTCTTATACACACATCCACCAATTTTCGAAAGAATTCATACGTTTGAACAATATGAGAAACAAAGCAAAAAGAAGTAG
- a CDS encoding methyl-accepting chemotaxis protein yields the protein MQAMEQTAGAMEELTQGMQSIVNTSSSVNELSAQSALDAESGNKLMKQMIQQMDTIQNSVHNGVKQVETMKEQSEEIVKIIDVMQGITSQINLLALNAAIEAARAGESGRGFAIVADEVRKLAEQSSDSAKQIEKLITQVMGTTNHTVHMMGKVDNEVQAGTQVVMHTEKVFGKITEKVQQVSEQIQTVSMSTDEIAASSEEISASTEDMAQISQRSSDRTDRVKESIQQQEKSVQEISVSIEHMHNAAGELKQIVAQFTLQK from the coding sequence ATGCAAGCAATGGAGCAAACTGCGGGTGCGATGGAAGAGTTGACACAAGGAATGCAGAGTATAGTGAATACATCATCCTCTGTAAATGAATTGTCTGCTCAATCAGCATTAGATGCAGAGAGTGGTAACAAATTAATGAAACAAATGATTCAACAGATGGATACAATCCAAAACTCAGTACATAACGGTGTGAAACAAGTAGAGACTATGAAAGAACAATCAGAAGAAATTGTTAAAATCATTGATGTTATGCAAGGTATTACCTCTCAAATTAACTTATTAGCATTAAACGCCGCAATTGAGGCTGCACGTGCTGGGGAAAGTGGCAGAGGATTTGCAATTGTGGCAGATGAAGTAAGAAAATTAGCAGAACAATCTAGTGATTCTGCAAAACAAATTGAGAAGCTTATTACTCAAGTTATGGGAACAACGAACCATACGGTACATATGATGGGGAAAGTAGATAATGAGGTACAGGCAGGTACACAAGTAGTAATGCATACAGAAAAAGTATTTGGAAAAATTACAGAAAAAGTACAGCAAGTATCTGAGCAAATTCAAACGGTATCTATGTCTACAGATGAAATTGCAGCGAGTAGTGAAGAGATTTCGGCTTCTACAGAAGACATGGCTCAAATTTCCCAAAGATCATCTGATCGAACTGATAGGGTAAAAGAGTCTATTCAACAGCAAGAAAAATCTGTTCAAGAGATCTCGGTTTCAATTGAACATATGCATAACGCAGCAGGAGAATTAAAACAAATAGTTGCTCAATTTACTCTTCAAAAGTAG
- a CDS encoding DMT family transporter produces MFNKKSMPAIKMILSMSIFGSIGFFSVQTGLPSFELVFVRCICATIFLALCWLVTGQYKSEKWNKKEVMQILACGVFLVFNWVFLFKAFEVMSITIAISVYHLAPIIVLMIGSIVFKERLTVFAVMSIVICFIGTVLVAGVDGSLSLEKLMSSGMVWALLAAVFYAFTTLLGKGIQHTSAYAMTFLQTFLGIFLLLPFIDFGKFQGLTEMNWMMITATGLIHTGFVYYLFFDSLRGLSTRLISVLVFLDPAVAILLDTVFTGFRPTSMQVVGIVLIFVGMAFTFRKTKDEEIAVKEKLYS; encoded by the coding sequence GTGTTCAATAAAAAATCAATGCCAGCTATAAAAATGATCCTTTCGATGTCTATTTTCGGATCAATTGGATTTTTTTCTGTTCAAACAGGTTTACCGTCTTTTGAATTAGTATTCGTTCGTTGCATTTGTGCGACTATATTTTTAGCATTATGTTGGCTCGTAACAGGACAGTATAAAAGTGAGAAATGGAATAAAAAAGAAGTAATGCAAATATTAGCATGCGGTGTATTTCTCGTTTTTAACTGGGTATTTCTATTTAAAGCGTTTGAAGTTATGTCGATTACAATTGCGATTTCAGTTTACCATCTTGCCCCCATTATCGTATTAATGATTGGTAGTATTGTATTTAAAGAGAGACTTACAGTATTTGCGGTTATGTCCATTGTCATTTGTTTTATCGGTACAGTTTTAGTCGCTGGAGTAGATGGAAGTTTATCGCTTGAAAAACTAATGTCATCTGGAATGGTATGGGCACTTCTTGCAGCTGTATTTTATGCTTTTACCACTTTATTGGGAAAAGGAATTCAGCATACGAGCGCATATGCAATGACATTTTTACAAACGTTTTTAGGTATATTTTTATTGCTACCATTCATAGATTTTGGCAAGTTCCAAGGATTAACAGAGATGAACTGGATGATGATCACAGCGACGGGACTTATACATACGGGATTTGTATATTACTTATTTTTTGACAGTTTAAGAGGTTTATCGACGAGATTAATTTCTGTATTAGTGTTTTTAGATCCTGCTGTTGCGATCCTATTAGATACAGTCTTTACCGGATTTAGACCGACTAGTATGCAAGTAGTAGGAATTGTTCTTATATTTGTAGGGATGGCATTTACTTTTCGAAAAACGAAGGATGAAGAAATAGCAGTAAAAGAAAAATTGTATTCATAA
- a CDS encoding S-layer homology domain-containing protein encodes MREMKKLVKIATTLTLMGGIFVNANGVSANTAVIQKSGPMIEFDDVTTDHWACDDIKYVVYHRIMFGYGNGKFGVEDHITREQAAAVLYRALHVKGTVINENPYRDISVKSTMFPYEILRLTQLGIFKGDENGNFRPKATLTRAELSQILTKAYELKTKRSHTFTDIPENYWARDAISALQSNNVVVGTGDGKFEPEMLVTRGQFAKFLKRSIDNSPGKME; translated from the coding sequence ATGAGAGAGATGAAAAAGCTAGTAAAGATCGCGACAACCTTAACTTTAATGGGGGGAATATTTGTAAATGCAAATGGTGTGTCTGCAAATACAGCTGTTATCCAAAAATCTGGTCCGATGATAGAGTTTGACGATGTAACAACAGATCATTGGGCGTGTGATGATATTAAATATGTAGTATATCATCGAATTATGTTTGGATATGGAAATGGTAAGTTTGGTGTAGAAGATCATATAACACGTGAACAAGCGGCGGCAGTATTATATCGTGCACTTCATGTAAAAGGAACTGTAATTAATGAGAATCCATATAGAGATATAAGTGTGAAATCAACCATGTTCCCTTACGAAATTTTACGCTTAACACAGCTTGGTATTTTTAAAGGAGACGAAAATGGAAATTTCCGTCCGAAAGCAACACTGACTCGTGCAGAGTTATCACAAATTTTAACGAAAGCATATGAGTTGAAAACAAAGCGCTCGCATACATTTACAGATATACCAGAAAACTATTGGGCAAGAGATGCAATTAGCGCATTACAGTCTAATAATGTAGTGGTAGGAACCGGGGATGGTAAGTTTGAGCCTGAAATGCTCGTAACACGCGGACAATTCGCGAAATTTTTAAAACGATCTATTGATAATTCTCCAGGGAAAATGGAATAG
- a CDS encoding S-layer homology domain-containing protein: MKKNMLRIMATVTIMGGLFVSTNVPNIKAEEYPEMIVFDDVPVNYWAYDDIMDVVYNKVMLGYGNGKFGVGDNVTREQVAAVLYRTLNLKKEGPLKNPYKDISERATMFLDEILVLTEHGIFKGDEKGNFRPAAPVTRAEMAQILTKAFTFEVKKNHTFKDVPNNHWAKNAISALQSNKVIVGTGNGKFEPNKVVTREQYATFLNKAVINFNLKDEDY; the protein is encoded by the coding sequence ATGAAGAAGAACATGTTACGTATAATGGCAACGGTAACTATTATGGGCGGCTTGTTTGTAAGTACCAATGTTCCAAACATAAAAGCAGAAGAATATCCAGAAATGATTGTGTTTGATGATGTTCCAGTAAATTACTGGGCATATGACGATATAATGGACGTAGTATACAATAAAGTAATGCTAGGTTATGGAAATGGTAAGTTTGGTGTAGGAGATAATGTAACACGAGAACAAGTAGCAGCAGTACTTTATCGTACATTGAATTTGAAAAAAGAAGGACCCTTAAAAAATCCATACAAAGATATTTCTGAGAGAGCAACAATGTTTTTAGATGAAATTTTAGTATTAACAGAGCATGGTATTTTTAAAGGCGATGAAAAAGGAAACTTTAGACCAGCTGCACCAGTAACACGTGCAGAAATGGCGCAAATTCTTACGAAGGCATTTACATTTGAGGTGAAGAAAAACCATACATTTAAAGATGTACCAAATAATCATTGGGCAAAAAATGCGATTAGTGCACTGCAGTCTAATAAGGTCATAGTAGGAACAGGAAATGGGAAATTTGAACCGAATAAAGTTGTAACACGTGAGCAATATGCAACGTTTTTAAATAAAGCTGTTATTAATTTTAATTTGAAAGATGAAGATTATTAA
- a CDS encoding S-layer homology domain-containing protein has protein sequence MKKKFLKVATALTIMGGVAFSAEGTTAKAELAAKSQQASPAIFKDVPAGHWSYEAIQTLAEHEIMLGYGNGVFGFGHNVTREQVAALIYRTIDFSEVFEEGDILENPYKDINEKSTMFLEEILVLTEVGIFNGDGTGNFRPKDTLTRAEMAQVLTEAYELEVKGTQGFKDVPKGHWAYNAVNAVASNGISVGDGKGNFAPNMKVTREQYAQFLFKSIFE, from the coding sequence TTGAAGAAAAAATTTTTAAAAGTAGCAACAGCTTTAACAATTATGGGTGGAGTAGCATTTAGTGCTGAGGGGACTACAGCAAAAGCTGAATTAGCTGCGAAATCGCAACAAGCAAGTCCAGCTATCTTTAAAGATGTACCAGCAGGACATTGGTCTTATGAAGCAATTCAAACTTTAGCAGAACACGAAATTATGCTTGGTTACGGAAATGGTGTGTTCGGTTTTGGGCATAACGTAACTCGTGAACAAGTAGCAGCTTTAATTTATCGTACTATCGATTTCAGTGAAGTATTCGAGGAAGGCGATATCCTTGAGAATCCGTACAAAGATATTAATGAAAAATCAACAATGTTCTTAGAAGAAATTTTAGTATTAACAGAGGTAGGCATCTTTAATGGTGATGGAACTGGAAACTTTAGACCGAAAGATACACTAACACGTGCAGAAATGGCGCAAGTACTTACTGAAGCATATGAGTTAGAAGTAAAAGGAACACAAGGATTTAAAGATGTACCAAAAGGGCATTGGGCATACAATGCGGTTAATGCAGTAGCTTCAAATGGTATTTCAGTAGGGGATGGGAAGGGTAACTTCGCTCCAAACATGAAAGTAACACGTGAACAATATGCGCAGTTCTTATTTAAATCAATTTTTGAATAA
- the aceB gene encoding malate synthase A has protein sequence MSTQTSRVTLVGEMLPAYNEILTPEALSFLKELHENFNERRIELLQKRAEKQKRIDAGEFPKFLEETKRIREADWTIAKLPKDLEDRRVEITGPVDRKMVINALNSGAHLFMADFEDSNSPTWENAIEGQINLRDAVQGTISHKNENGKEYHLNSKTAVLIVRPRGWHLEEKHMQVEGKNMSGSLVDFGLYFFHNAKALLAKGSGPYFYLPKMESHLEARLWNDIFEFAQKYIGIPNGTIKATVLLETIHASFEMDEILYELKDHSAGLNCGRWDYIFSFLKSFRNHNKFLLPDRAQVTMTAPFMRAYSLKVIQTCHRRNAPAIGGMAAQIPIKNNPEANEAAFEKVRADKEREALDGHDGTWVAHPGLVPVAMEVFNHIMKTPNQIFRKREEIHVTEKDLLEVPVGTITEEGLRLNISVGIQYIASWLSGRGAAPIYNLMEDAATAEISRAQVWQWIRHEGGKLNDGRNITLELMEELKEEELAKIEREIGKEAFKKGRFQEATTLFTNLVRNDEFVPFLTLPGYEIL, from the coding sequence ATGTCGACGCAAACTTCACGGGTTACACTCGTGGGAGAAATGTTACCAGCGTACAACGAAATATTGACACCTGAGGCGCTTAGTTTTTTAAAGGAACTACATGAAAATTTTAATGAGCGCCGCATAGAACTTTTACAAAAGCGTGCGGAGAAACAAAAGCGAATTGATGCAGGAGAGTTTCCGAAGTTTTTAGAAGAAACAAAACGCATACGTGAGGCAGATTGGACAATTGCTAAATTGCCAAAAGATTTAGAGGATCGCCGCGTAGAGATTACTGGACCAGTAGATAGAAAGATGGTTATTAATGCTTTAAATTCAGGAGCACATCTTTTTATGGCAGATTTTGAAGATTCGAATTCACCAACTTGGGAAAATGCGATTGAAGGTCAAATAAACTTACGAGATGCAGTACAGGGAACGATTTCACATAAGAATGAAAACGGAAAAGAATATCATTTAAATAGTAAAACAGCTGTATTAATTGTGCGTCCAAGAGGATGGCATTTAGAAGAAAAACATATGCAAGTTGAAGGGAAGAATATGTCTGGTAGCTTAGTAGATTTCGGACTTTATTTTTTCCATAATGCGAAAGCTCTTCTAGCGAAAGGAAGCGGTCCATACTTTTACTTACCGAAAATGGAAAGCCATTTAGAAGCAAGGTTATGGAATGATATTTTCGAATTTGCTCAAAAATATATCGGTATTCCAAACGGAACGATCAAAGCAACGGTGTTACTGGAAACGATTCACGCTTCGTTTGAAATGGATGAAATTTTGTATGAGCTTAAAGATCATTCTGCTGGGTTAAATTGCGGAAGGTGGGACTATATTTTCAGCTTTCTAAAGAGTTTCCGTAATCATAATAAATTTTTACTTCCAGATAGAGCGCAAGTCACGATGACGGCGCCGTTTATGCGCGCGTATTCTTTGAAAGTCATTCAAACATGTCATCGCCGTAATGCACCGGCGATTGGAGGAATGGCAGCACAAATTCCGATTAAAAACAATCCAGAAGCGAATGAAGCAGCTTTTGAAAAAGTGCGTGCAGATAAGGAGCGCGAAGCTTTAGACGGTCATGACGGGACTTGGGTTGCCCACCCGGGACTTGTACCAGTCGCGATGGAAGTATTTAATCACATTATGAAAACACCAAATCAAATTTTTAGAAAACGTGAAGAGATACATGTTACAGAAAAGGATTTATTAGAAGTACCAGTGGGAACGATTACAGAAGAAGGGCTTCGCCTGAATATTAGTGTAGGTATTCAATATATCGCATCTTGGTTAAGCGGACGGGGAGCAGCACCAATTTATAACTTAATGGAAGATGCGGCAACAGCAGAAATTTCTAGAGCACAAGTATGGCAATGGATTCGTCATGAAGGTGGAAAGCTAAATGATGGCCGTAATATTACGCTTGAACTGATGGAAGAGCTAAAAGAAGAAGAGCTAGCAAAAATAGAAAGAGAGATTGGTAAAGAAGCCTTTAAGAAAGGGAGATTCCAAGAGGCGACAACGTTGTTTACAAATCTCGTTCGGAATGATGAATTCGTACCATTTTTAACATTACCGGGTTATGAAATTTTATAA